A single region of the Nomia melanderi isolate GNS246 chromosome 12, iyNomMela1, whole genome shotgun sequence genome encodes:
- the LOC116433695 gene encoding 40-kDa huntingtin-associated protein-like isoform X2, with protein MMGDTLDFLTKYHNISNKLKKRFLRKPNVAEASDQFGLLAAECEQKELWQYAGLCLLAAARCQGTLDNISFELNFLIKAGREFLVANKKDKDIGCSSIGQENTQAAISCFGHALARCQSQSGFSTMSAGLALELAIALGPTPAGIQQLRKAIDIFPTVKAISTLVSYHIKQGDYVSALQILNEFVEFIEIYINTGAKGNYSVILHRCEVTRVLLLLILQPSPQRLAPSLAQVLEKYAWIEETSNNDLNMSEDELLLLQSLVLASQSHDYQALLELEGELWPYLDAEQKELLHKLIQVLTAQ; from the exons ATGATGGGTGATACATTAGATTTTTTGACAAAGTATCATAATAtatctaataaattaaaaaa aCGTTTCTTGAGAAAGCCAAATGTTGCTGAAGCAAGCGATCAGTTTG GACTCTTGGCTGCAGAATGCGAACAAAAAGAATTATGGCAATATGCAGGTTTATGTTTATTAGCTGCAGCTAGGTGTCAAGGAACATTAGATAATATAtcttttgaattaaattttttaataaaagcggGTAGAGAATTTCTTGTGGCTAACAAAAAAGACAAAGATATAGGATGCTCTTCTATAGGACAAGAAAATACACag GCTGCTATAAGTTGCTTTGGTCATGCTTTAGCACGCTGCCAGAGTCAATCTGGATTCAGTACCATGTCTGCTGGATTAGCTTTAGAATTGGCAATAGCTTTAGGTCCTACTCCAGCTGGTATACAACAGTTGCGTAAAGCTATTGATATTTTTCCAACAGTAAAAGCGATTAGCACATTGGTGTCTTACCACATTAAGCAAG gGGATTATGTATCTGCTCTACAGATTCTTAATGAGTTTGTTGAATTCATTGAGATTTACATTAATACTGGAGCAAAAGGCAATTACAGTGTCATACTACATAG ATGCGAAGTAACCAGAGTGCTATTGCTGCTTATACTTCAACCATCACCACAAAGACTTGCACCTTCTTTAGCCCAAGTTTTGGAGAAGTATGCATGGATAGAAGAAACATCAAACAATG ATCTGAATATGAGTGAAGATGAATTATTACTGTTACAATCTTTGGTATTAGCATCTCAATCGCATGATTACCAAGCACTGCTAGAATTGGAAGGAGAATTATGGCCCTATCTGGATGCAGAACAAAAGGAATTATTGCATAAATTAATTCAAGTATTAACAGCACAATGA
- the LOC116433693 gene encoding glycerophosphodiester phosphodiesterase 1 isoform X1, which translates to MHGFVELILSSALLWILLQTIWSILISVFYHFCVPWIIWGTIIITIGLKVARIPQPNLQIKHEVLGVNPLLPKKDNNVSKDHGNGEQFCMRVVAHRGGAYDCPENSLTAFRNSKEKGCKGIELDLYLTKDNVPIVFHDPTIDRVTGKPGIIKDMTWDQLKELDITHNHPLKDKFMEGEKIPLFDHALETCLNNEQRVIIDVKESRMEIVQTILDAYKKYPKLFKMGIVSSFNPIVIYMLRRREPRIVTSLAWRPYYFSRISYSPFDKPGQIRYTNPVKHVAACLLDHVYGWALYHFVYYITGVSVVLLHKDTINQHIVQEWYNRGVRVMAWTVNLPSEKLHFSRLLKITYLTDTLLHEKDM; encoded by the exons ATGCATGGATTTGTCGAACTAATTTTAAGCAGTGCTTTGTTGTGGATACTTTTACAAACTATCTGGAGtattttaataagtgttttttatcatttttgtgtACCATGGATTATTTGGGGTACTATCATTATTACAATCGGATTAAAAGTAGCCAGAATTCCACAGCCAAATTTACAGATAAAACATGAAGTGCTTGGAGTGAATCCCCTTTTACCGAAAAAAGATAACAATGTATCGAAGGATCATGGTAATGGAGAGCAGTTTTGCATGCGAGTGGTGGCTCATCGTGGTGGAGCATATGATTGCCCTGAGAACAGCTTAACAGCCTTTCGTAAT AGCAAAGAGAAAGGCTGCAAAGGAATTGAGCTTGATTTATACCTTACAAAGGATAATGTACCCATAGTATTTCATGATCCAACCATTGACAGAGTTACTGGAAAACCTGGGATCATTAAAGATATGACATGGGATCAATTAAAGGAATTGGATATCACCCATAATCATCCATTGAA GGATAAATTTATGGAAGGTGAAAAAATTCCATTATTTGATCATGCCTTAGAGACATGCTTAAATAATGAACAAAGAGTAATTATAGATGTAAAAGAGAGTAGAATGGAAATTGTACAAACAATTTTAGATGCATACAAAAAGTatccaaaattatttaaaatgggAATTGTATCCAGTTTTAATCCTATTGTCATATATATG CTTAGGAGAAGGGAACCCAGAATTGTCACAAGTTTAGCATGGAGAccatattatttttcaagaatatcgTACTCACCTTTTGATAAACCAGGACAAATACGTTATACCAATCCAGTTAAACATGTAGCAGCTTGCTTATTAGATCATGTTTATGGATGGGCACTTTACCATTTTGTGTACTATATTACAGGTGTTTCAGTTGTTTTGTTACATAAAGATACGATAAATCA gcATATTGTACAAGAATGGTATAATCGCGGTGTACGTGTGATGGCATGGACGGTAAATCTACCATCAGAGAAATTACACTTCTCGCGGTTGcttaaaattacatatttaacagATACACTGTTACATGAAAAAGACATGTAA
- the LOC116433693 gene encoding glycerophosphodiester phosphodiesterase 1 isoform X2, with product MHGFVELILSSALLWILLQTIWSILISVFYHFCVPWIIWGTIIITIGLKVARIPQPNLQIKHEVLGVNPLLPKKDNNVSKDHGNGEQFCMRVVAHRGGAYDCPENSLTAFRNSKEKGCKGIELDLYLTKDNVPIVFHDPTIDRVTGKPGIIKDMTWDQLKELDITHNHPLKDKFMEGEKIPLFDHALETCLNNEQRVIIDVKESRMEIVQTILDAYKKYPKLFKMGIVSSFNPIVIYMLRRREPRIVTSLAWRPYYFSRISYSPFDKPGQIRYTNPVKHVAACLLDHVYGWALYHFVYYITGILYKNGIIAVYV from the exons ATGCATGGATTTGTCGAACTAATTTTAAGCAGTGCTTTGTTGTGGATACTTTTACAAACTATCTGGAGtattttaataagtgttttttatcatttttgtgtACCATGGATTATTTGGGGTACTATCATTATTACAATCGGATTAAAAGTAGCCAGAATTCCACAGCCAAATTTACAGATAAAACATGAAGTGCTTGGAGTGAATCCCCTTTTACCGAAAAAAGATAACAATGTATCGAAGGATCATGGTAATGGAGAGCAGTTTTGCATGCGAGTGGTGGCTCATCGTGGTGGAGCATATGATTGCCCTGAGAACAGCTTAACAGCCTTTCGTAAT AGCAAAGAGAAAGGCTGCAAAGGAATTGAGCTTGATTTATACCTTACAAAGGATAATGTACCCATAGTATTTCATGATCCAACCATTGACAGAGTTACTGGAAAACCTGGGATCATTAAAGATATGACATGGGATCAATTAAAGGAATTGGATATCACCCATAATCATCCATTGAA GGATAAATTTATGGAAGGTGAAAAAATTCCATTATTTGATCATGCCTTAGAGACATGCTTAAATAATGAACAAAGAGTAATTATAGATGTAAAAGAGAGTAGAATGGAAATTGTACAAACAATTTTAGATGCATACAAAAAGTatccaaaattatttaaaatgggAATTGTATCCAGTTTTAATCCTATTGTCATATATATG CTTAGGAGAAGGGAACCCAGAATTGTCACAAGTTTAGCATGGAGAccatattatttttcaagaatatcgTACTCACCTTTTGATAAACCAGGACAAATACGTTATACCAATCCAGTTAAACATGTAGCAGCTTGCTTATTAGATCATGTTTATGGATGGGCACTTTACCATTTTGTGTACTATATTACAG gcATATTGTACAAGAATGGTATAATCGCGGTGTACGTGTGA
- the LOC116433688 gene encoding uncharacterized protein LOC116433688: MQNIMQSIEECNAIRYASYRAAAKMQILHKELSMQYVQLELIAGIFERHRLSITENCVNLDPSEIEDVLSDIYFAACKENNTNFDVDNTTKLALNYILTTFDKQYTRSVSVFSVKVALVLMSSGRLQEKYGYFYQQLADHNACLSKASLHTLLTNICKITEMLGESAAYGYQSIQSHIDNCFSKSQGCLGVTESEFAAWIIQEPPLLIWITTFNRMKSAEHITHNVRCSSCKVTPIQGPRYTCLKCTAYHQCQQCFLYGKMSGKHKLKHPVREFCAKSSNREVTKLIIELIRNKLRLCSARSIEMNVEDQTPQITSNETRHIDNESIRSTIRRRVLNDPQKELQSIITHLEEENKQLQIELLDIRGTKAERLQRHRATIESQLQRLKLLKKYLFADRTHMPHIINYMQSTPMVPPLSSRLAALPINFELSPIIRQENIEQTSNSNDTVTLQSNNFNPTLSGECITEESNDIGAEEASTSTNFVNALEPTHIELSTWIGGTKRSEINPTDSGFSQWLGSNDSGSKKEKYSMKTVTPSSENESPLIISDSLMGIYRDNTPSSLQRPDKHSQHSSLQNIQGDLNDILDRLQNMVADDCLLDDSYVASDNCKLKRATTEMEDLLTGLIQGMESRKSKLTTIV, encoded by the exons atgcaaaatattatgCAATCTATAGAAGAATGCAATGCCATTCGATATGCATCCTACAGAGCTGCAgcaaaaatgcaaattttacaCAAAGAGCTTAGTA tgcAATACGTTCAATTGGAATTAATTGCTGGAATCTTTGAACGGCACAGACTTTCAATTACAGAAAATTGTGTGAATTTAGATCCAAGCGAAATTGAAGATGTTCTCTCTGATATCTATTTCGCAGcttgtaaagaaaataatactaattttgaTGTTGATAATACAACAAAACTTGCACTGAATTATATTTTGACTACATTTGATAA acaATACACTAGGAGTGTTTCAGTATTTTCTGTGAAAGTTGCTTTAGTACTAATGAGCTCAGGAAGGTTACAAGAAAAATATGGCTATTTTTATCAACAATTAGCTGATCATAATGCATGCTTATCTAAAGCTAGCTTGCAcacattattaacaaatatttgtaaaataactgAAATGCTTGGAGAAAGTGCTGCTTATGGGTATCAAAGTATCCAATCACATATTGATAACTGTTTTTCAAAG TCTCAAGGATGCCTTGGAGTCACTGAATCAGAATTCGCAGCATGGATTATACAAGAACCTCCTTTACTTATTTGGATTACAACATTTAATCGTATGAAGTCTGCAGAGCATA tTACCCATAATGTAAGGTGTTCTTCTTGTAAAGTAACACCCATTCAAGGACCACGTTATACGTGTTTAAAATGCACAGCATATCATCAATGTCAACAATGCTTTCTATATGGCAAAATGTCAGGAAAGCATAAATTAAAACATCCAGTTCGTGAGTTTTGCGCGAAG AGTTCAAATCGAGAAGTAACAAAGTTAATTATCGAGTTAATAAGGAATAAATTAAGACTGTGTTCTGCTAGATCAATTGAAATGAATGTAGAGGATCAAACACCACAAATAACAAG TAATGAAACAAGACACATTGACAACGAATCGATAAGAAGTACAATAAGAAGACGAGTTTTAAATGATCCACAGAAGGAACTACAGAGTATAATAACTCACTTAGAAgaggaaaataaacaattgcAAATTGAATTGCTTGATATACGGGGAACTAAAGCAGAGAGACTTCAACGACATAGAGCTACCATTGAATCACAGTTAcaacgtttaaaattattaaaa aaatatttgttcGCCGATAGAACTCACATGCctcatataattaattatatgcaGAGTACCCCAATGGTTCCTCCGTTATCGTCGCGACTAGCAGCTTTACCCATAAATTTTGAATTAAGTCCAATTATTCGCCAGGAAAATATAGAACAAACTTCAAATTCAAACGATACAGTTACACtgcaatcaaataattttaatccaACGCTATCTGGTGAATGTATCACTGAAGAAAGTAATGATATTGGTGCTGAGGAAGCTTCTACTAGCACTAACTTTGTTAATGCACTAGAACCAACTCATATAGAACTGAGTACATGGATTGGAG GTACAAAAAGATCGGAAATAAATCCCACTGATAGTGGTTTTTCCCAATGGTTAGGTTCCAATGATTCTGgatcaaaaaaagaaaaatattcaatgaaaacagTAACACCAAGTAGTGAAAATGAATCACCGTTAATTATTTCCGATTCCCTTATGGGTATTTACAGAGATAATACACCATCTTCCCTTCAGCGGCCCGATAAACATTCACAACATAGTAGTTTACAGAACATTCAGGGAGACTTAAATGATATACTTGATAGGTTGCAAAATATGGTCGCAGACGACTGTTTACTGGATg ATTCTTATGTAGCTAgtgataattgtaaattaaaacgTGCTACAACAGAAATGGAAGATTTATTAACGGGACTTATCCAAGGTATGGAATCCCGTAAAAGCAAACTTACTACTATTGTGTGA
- the RIOK1 gene encoding RIO kinase 1 isoform X2 yields MSVQDEQGQFSDADENDILPEKCKGQPLFYGELSKNIDELHISKNEAEEIEDDNDIDLDDDDFLWDVDDNRTRSKDIVKNIQTQNANAQNVSNKITNYQPSDKLFRRYANKISIEKYEGPSLPGHAANLLIENDKRAEKDRLRTKDKHDRATVEQVLDPRTRMILFKLLNQGIIAEINGCISTGKEANVYHATSKTGIEFAIKIYKTSILQFKDRDKYVTGEFRFRHGYCRHNPRKMVRTWAEKEFRNLIRLQQGRVNAPKPLLLRSHVLLMDFIGTNGWPSPKLKDVVLSSSKPRKLYRECIETMWKMYNKCKLVHADLSEYNMLYHDGSIIIIDVSQAVEHDHPMALEFLRKDCTNITEFFKKNEVGVMTVKALFDFITDPTVTEENMDNYLDKISEQMTQKNEQQIDPMEQIEEQVFKEAYIPQNLTQVYNFNISVFRSLILNAT; encoded by the exons ATGTCAGTACAGGATGAACAAGGTCAATTCAGTGATGCTGACGAAAATGATATact GCCAGAAAAATGTAAAGGGCAACCGCTATTTTATGGTGaactttctaaaaatatagATGAGCTACATATATCAAAGAATGAAGCAGAAGAAATAGAAGATGACAATGACATTGATTTGGATGATGATGACTTTCTTTGGGATGTAGATGATAATAGAACCAGATcaaaagatattgtaaaaaatattcaaactcaaAATGCTAATGCgcaaaatgtttctaataaGATTACAAATTATCAACCATCAGATAAATTATTCCGTCGCTATGCAAAcaaaattagtattgaaaaatatgaagGACCATCTTTACCAGGGCATGCTGCAAATCTCCTAATTGAAAATGATAAGCGTGCAGAAAAGGATAGACTTAGAACTAAAGACAAGCATGATCGTGCAACTGTTGAACAAGTTTTAGATCCTCGTACaagaatgatattatttaaGCTTTTAAACCAGGGTATAATTGCAGAAATTAATGGATGTATCTCAACAGGGAAGGAAGCTAATGTTTATCATGCAACTTCAAAAACAGGAATagaatttgcaataaaaatatataaaacatcaattttacaattcaaaGATCGAGACAAATATGTGACTGGTGAATTCCGTTTTCGTCATGGATATTGTCGGCATAATCCACGTAAAATGGTACGAACGTGGGCTGAAAAAGAATTCCGAAATTTGATACGTCTTCAACAAGGAAGAGTAAATGCTCCAAAACCACTTTTACTGCGTAGTCATGTACTGTTAATGGATTTCATAGGTACCAATGGTTGGCCATCACCGAAATTGAAAGATGTTGTCCTTAGTTCCTCAAAACCAAGAAAATTATACAGGGAATGTATTGAGACAATGtggaaaatgtataataaatgcaAACTTGTTCATGCTGACTTAAGTGAATACAATATGTTGTATCATGATGggtctattataataatagatgTATCTCAAGCAGTTGAACATGATCATCCTATGGCATTAGAATTTCTTAGGAAGGACTGTACAAATATAACTG aattttttaaaaagaatgaagTAGGTGTAATGACTGTTAAggcattatttgatttcataacAGACCCAACTGTAACTGAGGAAAATATGGATAATTATTTAGATAAAATATCAGAGCAAATGACCCAAAAAAATGAGCAACAGATTGATCCCATGGAACAAATTGAAGAACAAGTATTTAAAGAAGCTTATATTCCTCAAAATTTAACTCAG gtatataattttaatataagcgTGTTTAGGTCATTGATATTGAACGCGACATAA
- the RIOK1 gene encoding RIO kinase 1 isoform X1: MSVQDEQGQFSDADENDILPEKCKGQPLFYGELSKNIDELHISKNEAEEIEDDNDIDLDDDDFLWDVDDNRTRSKDIVKNIQTQNANAQNVSNKITNYQPSDKLFRRYANKISIEKYEGPSLPGHAANLLIENDKRAEKDRLRTKDKHDRATVEQVLDPRTRMILFKLLNQGIIAEINGCISTGKEANVYHATSKTGIEFAIKIYKTSILQFKDRDKYVTGEFRFRHGYCRHNPRKMVRTWAEKEFRNLIRLQQGRVNAPKPLLLRSHVLLMDFIGTNGWPSPKLKDVVLSSSKPRKLYRECIETMWKMYNKCKLVHADLSEYNMLYHDGSIIIIDVSQAVEHDHPMALEFLRKDCTNITEFFKKNEVGVMTVKALFDFITDPTVTEENMDNYLDKISEQMTQKNEQQIDPMEQIEEQVFKEAYIPQNLTQVIDIERDIKLAKSGKEDLIYKTLVGLKADLSKPLSTPEILAKGNNEIDDTDEKSDLSEDIDNSEEDESSEEENESKFVNSARPRHESPESKKARKKAVKEQQAEKRKSKIKKHVKKRKEKVLKKK; encoded by the exons ATGTCAGTACAGGATGAACAAGGTCAATTCAGTGATGCTGACGAAAATGATATact GCCAGAAAAATGTAAAGGGCAACCGCTATTTTATGGTGaactttctaaaaatatagATGAGCTACATATATCAAAGAATGAAGCAGAAGAAATAGAAGATGACAATGACATTGATTTGGATGATGATGACTTTCTTTGGGATGTAGATGATAATAGAACCAGATcaaaagatattgtaaaaaatattcaaactcaaAATGCTAATGCgcaaaatgtttctaataaGATTACAAATTATCAACCATCAGATAAATTATTCCGTCGCTATGCAAAcaaaattagtattgaaaaatatgaagGACCATCTTTACCAGGGCATGCTGCAAATCTCCTAATTGAAAATGATAAGCGTGCAGAAAAGGATAGACTTAGAACTAAAGACAAGCATGATCGTGCAACTGTTGAACAAGTTTTAGATCCTCGTACaagaatgatattatttaaGCTTTTAAACCAGGGTATAATTGCAGAAATTAATGGATGTATCTCAACAGGGAAGGAAGCTAATGTTTATCATGCAACTTCAAAAACAGGAATagaatttgcaataaaaatatataaaacatcaattttacaattcaaaGATCGAGACAAATATGTGACTGGTGAATTCCGTTTTCGTCATGGATATTGTCGGCATAATCCACGTAAAATGGTACGAACGTGGGCTGAAAAAGAATTCCGAAATTTGATACGTCTTCAACAAGGAAGAGTAAATGCTCCAAAACCACTTTTACTGCGTAGTCATGTACTGTTAATGGATTTCATAGGTACCAATGGTTGGCCATCACCGAAATTGAAAGATGTTGTCCTTAGTTCCTCAAAACCAAGAAAATTATACAGGGAATGTATTGAGACAATGtggaaaatgtataataaatgcaAACTTGTTCATGCTGACTTAAGTGAATACAATATGTTGTATCATGATGggtctattataataatagatgTATCTCAAGCAGTTGAACATGATCATCCTATGGCATTAGAATTTCTTAGGAAGGACTGTACAAATATAACTG aattttttaaaaagaatgaagTAGGTGTAATGACTGTTAAggcattatttgatttcataacAGACCCAACTGTAACTGAGGAAAATATGGATAATTATTTAGATAAAATATCAGAGCAAATGACCCAAAAAAATGAGCAACAGATTGATCCCATGGAACAAATTGAAGAACAAGTATTTAAAGAAGCTTATATTCCTCAAAATTTAACTCAG GTCATTGATATTGAACGCGACATAAAGCTTGCTAAATCTGGAAAGGaagatttaatatataaaacccTTGTTGGTTTAAAAGCAGACTTATCTAAGCCCCTTAGCACTCCTGAAATTCTCGCTAAAGGAAACAACGAAATTGATGATACAGACGAAAAATCTGATTTGTCTGAGGATATTGATAATTCCGAAGAAGACGAAAGTagcgaagaagaaaacgaatcGAAATTCGTGAATTCGGCTCGGCCTCGACACGAGAGTCCAGAAAGTAAAAAA GCACGAAAAAAAGCAGTGAAAGAACAGCaagcagaaaaaagaaaaagtaaaataaaaaaacatgtaAAAAAACGAAAAGAGAAGGTTCTGAAGAAAAAGTAA
- the LOC116433696 gene encoding DNA repair protein XRCC3 isoform X2, producing MELEENYFENAKTIKDCEKFLTTGCSKFDAMLQGGIAARGITQIYGAANTGKTQLALQLCLTVQLPITEGGLAAGAIYICTESIFPSRRLQQLIQKLEIAKKYRLNGDPIFVEHEELEVCLLHRIPLLMSTQKIGLIVVDSIAAPFRVEDWKDESNNRAKRLRTIGQQLHKLCKNDICIVCINQVTTAVHNNGLNDNLSEQPALGVTWLSMITSSICFYRINSLRYACVKLSSNLPEITIQFEVQGSGITAVE from the exons ATGGAATTagaggaaaattattttg AAAATGCGAAAACAATAAAGGACTGCGAAAAATTCCTTACGACTGGCTGTTCGAAATTTGATGCGATGCTTCAAGGTGGTATTGCTGCACGCGGGATTACACAAATTTATGGAGCAGCTAATACAGGAAAAACTCAATTAGCTTTGCAACTATGTCTTACAGTGCAACTGCCTATAACAGAGGGTGGTTTGGCTGCTG GTGCTATATACATTTGTACTGAATCAATTTTTCCATCAAGGAGGTTGCAACAATTAAtccaaaaattagaaattgctAAGAAATATAGACTGAATGGTGACCCAATATTTGTGGAACAT gAGGAACTGGAAGTATGTTTGCTGCATAGAATACCTTTATTAATGTCAACACAAAAAATTGGATTAATAGTTGTAGATTCAATTGCTGCACCATTTAGAGTAGAAGATTGGAAAGATGAATCTAATAACAGAGCAAAACGTTTAAGAACAATTGGTCAACAATTACATAAGTTAtgtaaaaatgatatttgtATAGTTTGTATTAATCag GTAACAACAGCTGTCCATAACAATGGATTGAATGATAACTTAAGTGAACAACCAGCTTTAGGGGTAACATGGCTAAGCATGATAACTAGTTCTATATGTTTCTATAGAATAAATTCTCTTAGATATGCTTGTGTCAAATTGTCATCAAATTTGCCAGAAATAACTATCCAATTCGAAGTACAAGGATCTGGAATAACAGCGGTGGAGTGA
- the LOC116433696 gene encoding DNA repair protein XRCC3 isoform X1 has protein sequence MELEENYFENAKTIKDCEKFLTTGCSKFDAMLQGGIAARGITQIYGAANTGKTQLALQLCLTVQLPITEGGLAAGAIYICTESIFPSRRLQQLIQKLEIAKKYRLNGDPIFVEHVSTTEELEVCLLHRIPLLMSTQKIGLIVVDSIAAPFRVEDWKDESNNRAKRLRTIGQQLHKLCKNDICIVCINQVTTAVHNNGLNDNLSEQPALGVTWLSMITSSICFYRINSLRYACVKLSSNLPEITIQFEVQGSGITAVE, from the exons ATGGAATTagaggaaaattattttg AAAATGCGAAAACAATAAAGGACTGCGAAAAATTCCTTACGACTGGCTGTTCGAAATTTGATGCGATGCTTCAAGGTGGTATTGCTGCACGCGGGATTACACAAATTTATGGAGCAGCTAATACAGGAAAAACTCAATTAGCTTTGCAACTATGTCTTACAGTGCAACTGCCTATAACAGAGGGTGGTTTGGCTGCTG GTGCTATATACATTTGTACTGAATCAATTTTTCCATCAAGGAGGTTGCAACAATTAAtccaaaaattagaaattgctAAGAAATATAGACTGAATGGTGACCCAATATTTGTGGAACATGTATCAACAACT gAGGAACTGGAAGTATGTTTGCTGCATAGAATACCTTTATTAATGTCAACACAAAAAATTGGATTAATAGTTGTAGATTCAATTGCTGCACCATTTAGAGTAGAAGATTGGAAAGATGAATCTAATAACAGAGCAAAACGTTTAAGAACAATTGGTCAACAATTACATAAGTTAtgtaaaaatgatatttgtATAGTTTGTATTAATCag GTAACAACAGCTGTCCATAACAATGGATTGAATGATAACTTAAGTGAACAACCAGCTTTAGGGGTAACATGGCTAAGCATGATAACTAGTTCTATATGTTTCTATAGAATAAATTCTCTTAGATATGCTTGTGTCAAATTGTCATCAAATTTGCCAGAAATAACTATCCAATTCGAAGTACAAGGATCTGGAATAACAGCGGTGGAGTGA